Genomic DNA from Scylla paramamosain isolate STU-SP2022 chromosome 25, ASM3559412v1, whole genome shotgun sequence:
gCGAGTTATTTTCCAGCCCCACAACACATATGATTTCAGGAAAGACAATATTTCTCGTTACTTGTCCATACTCTTAAACTGACACATAgaacacctcctctccttctcataATTACATAACTTAAGTCATCTTCCAAGTGCACACAACACTGCAAAGTTTCAAGAGTGACATTACCAACTGCTACCAGTCAAAACTCTTGAACTTTATACCTTGCAATGAcacatcatcctcctcctcagatataaacaataacaaagcaCATCATCTTCAACTCTGCAATGCTTAAACAGCTCCTCCACTATTGATCCAGTGCCTTCTGTACTACAACACCTTGGATACCATGACAAACTGCATCATTTCCTGCATTTACAGCACCTCAGAACCCTAACTGCATAAGAACACCCAACACACCCCACTGAAGACCCTCCCTCAGAGCGCCATTCCCTGTGCATGATCCATAAGACATGACTTTGCATAGCCAGGGTGGAATGTGATCCTGCTGGACTGTGGCTGAGCTGGGGATCTGAGGATAAGACAGTCCACACTGCACAGAGTGAGTCAGTGCCAAGgcagctataaaaaaaaaaaaaaaaaaaaaaaactttgtgtgtacatgtgttgGCTTACTTCCCAGTACCCTAATGCAAAGCTCGGTCACCTCCTGGCTTACTGGCACATTGCAGTCACTGTCGATAAATTAACAGATATAAAAATATGAGATTAGCTCTTAGCAACGTCAGGTACGAGTTGACGTGCCCCAACACCATTGCCACTACACGCAAACACAGCAATGCCTCACAGGTAACCACTGTGATGTCACCCAGTCTTGTTGGCCTCTCATTCCTATACTCCCTAAGACTCTCAGCGCCTCAACAAACAGCTCTATAACAGTGCACTGTGGCACGaccatatagggactgccacgtgtaggcttgatggattcttgcagcttcccttatttcctcatGCCTCTTAAGATGGTGGCCCCTTGTGTTCAGCACAGgaaggcaccacacacagcaGTAACAGAGGTGGCGCCTGCCTTGTATCGGCCACCAGCTGGGAGCCAAGCACAGACCCTAGACAACCAGGCTCCTTTGTAGTACATCTAGCCTAGTGAGAGTTTCAGACCACTCTTCATCCCTGAGCCAAGTGTGATGTCAGGCTACAAcactagtcctcctcctcctactcctcctcctcactctccgaCCACCCACCCTTGTTGCGCttcctggtgctggtggtggtgctcctcACGCCCCAGCACACCTCCAGGTCGTCCGCAGCCCCATCCACCTGGGTGATGGCGAAGTGGTTGTCATacgccgtggtggtggtggaggagacgCTGGAGTCGTATTGGTAGTCGGTGTTTGCTCTGCTGCTTCCCAACACGTCCTCAGACTCCAGATCCACCACCTCGTAGGCATCCGGGTGGTACAAGTTCTCTGACTCTGAAACATTGGTGCCTCGTTGGGGATGCGGGACTGACTTGAGGTGCCACAACAAGCTCatgtgtaataataacaaataagtccaaataagtacataagtaaaataaaatgtcTATCTATATGTAGCCAGGGCCCGTGGATGATAGCCTACCCTACCATGCAATGCCCCtccacaagaacataagaacataagaaaatatgggaagctgcaagaagccatcaggtatGAAATATACtgacctatttccacctatcatcctcatccataatttttctaaatattcttttaaagctgcctaatgactcagtactaacaacctgattactgagtcaatCCAGCAAgcattaaatgttttttttcatttttttatgtaacagggCATTGATTATGGATAAaaacaaactataaaaaaaactgaggtgcAAAGAGCCatccaaaattgaaggataagtgtcttgaaacctccctcttgaaaaagttcaagtcacaggaaagagaaaatacagaagctggcagggagctccagagtttaccagaaaaagataCGAAAgcctgagaatactggtcaatTTTTGCcttttagagaggtggacagaatgaaactgagagaaagtagaaagtgttgtgcagcaaGGCATGCAgaaacaagatcagaagagcagttagtgtaAAAATAGTAGTTGAATATACtaagagatgcaacacagcagcaatgagagaaaggctgaagacagtcagtgagaggagaggagttgataagaaggAATGCAAGTGAAGTGTTAGTGATGATGAATGTGACACACTAAGACTCACCCTCCTCATGGTCATGGCTGATAGTGAGGTTGACGCGCTGCTCTAGCTTGTAGGCATCAGTGAGTGTCTCCAGGGTGTCCAGGGCATGGCTGAACTGTATCATGGGCAGCTGGCTGGTGACGCGCAGCAGCCGCAGCAACACACCATGGGCCAGCTGCTGCTTCTCACTCACGCCAAGCTCTGCAGGGACGGGAGGGAGTCAGGCTGAATGAACTGACTGACATAACACAAGGAAACACGAGAAATAATGGCAGACGGTGAGggcaaatgaataaacaaacagacaaacaaaaagatacaagaaaagCACAAGACAGATAAAGGTAAGGATTGTGgctaaacaaataaagaaaaaaacagattatCAAAGAcataagaaacaaataaaaccaataAAGGCAGGGAGTgaaggtaaatgaataaaagacagacagatgaagacACATAAAGAACAAGACAGATAGAAGCAGGGAgtgaaggtaaataaataaacagagacagacacacagaaggcaacaaaaagacaagaagacaccaccacacactgacTGAAACAAGAACTACACAAGCAAAgcagtgaacacacacacacacacacacacacacacacacacacacacacacacacacacacacacacacgacctacCAGTGTCCAGTGGGGTGAGCATGGAGAGGTCAAAGGAGGGTTCAGTGTGCCTGGCCTTCTTCCTCTTGGTCATTTTCCTGCCAGTAGATGTGACAGCACGGACCCCATTTGTGTGTGAACTCTGAAGGGTGAGACACTTCCTTCACTGTACAGTTGTGGTTGTGTCAAGTAACCTCTGCCACTTATCTCTACAGAGTCCTGGCTTCTCCATGAATCTTAAGCTCCCTGATTTAATGACAAACTTACAAAAATTAACATGAATATCAGAGAAGGCATTGTGAGAGGGAATAAAAAGCCATCCGACcatgcaaagaaaaataaaggtattAAGCAAAATGATAGCaaaatgatgacgatgatgaaatTTTACACACTTTTCATGCACCACCATCAAAGtaaacaccacaacacagcaaGCACAGCTCACCCCATTGCTGAGAGTGTTTGCCGCCAGCCTGGCACCAACCTTGTCCCCAGCTCTGTTATGCGCTGTGGGACGTATTGGTGCCCTGGCAACCTTCTCCCCCCTGTTGATTGGCGGCCTGCCGATGGGCCGTCCTGAGGGCCTCTCAGGGGGACCACCGGCCACCCTCTCTGAAGCAGTGGTGGGTTTGATGGTGGGCCGGCGTACCACCTTAGATACTGTGAAGGAGCCCTCAGGGAACTTGGCGGCAAACTGCTGCTTGGGCAATATCTTGGGCAGCTTGTCAGGAGGTGACATGACACTGGGGCCACCCGGGACCTTCTCTGGGGAATTCCTGCGggaggggatggtggtggtgttactggtCACTGGTGATGGGGAACTGAAATGTTAGGGATGAAAAATGTTTAGaagaaagttattattattggtgaaGAATGCATTGTCCTtagaagttattattattattattggaggATGCAATATGCTTACaagaaagttattattatttttgaggaGACAGCCTTgatatatttatgtatgcattattgttttcattactgtATTATTAATGATTAAAAATACCAAATAAATTGTTGTAGTAACTCTGATGCAATCTACATTCCAAAAACCAGAAAATACTCAAGGAGTATGTCAAGAATTAAGagacagttattattattatgactcaTTAAATGATGTTAAACTATAAACTTAACTAATAATCTTACTAAactaaccttaaaaaaaaaaaaaataattaactaattaatttcCCAACTCTATCACTCACTCAATAACAAACTCACAATCTATCCTGTCCTGACTTTACTAACAATCAATCACTAATTAACAAACTAactcctatcctatcctatcatAACCTATAGATAACTTAACCCAACTATCCCATCATATCttgacctaagctaacctaaactaaaaCTCATCCAATCACTAACAAAACTAACTAAACCAACCAACTCACTCACCTatcctaacttaccctaacctaacagcACCCCAAGCCCCACACAGACAAGTAAGGttctctcactcctcacctAAGCTCTAGCTGCTCCTGTGCATCCCTGgcactgcccaccaccaccatctcattGGGGGAGAACTGTGATTTTTTGAGCTTGACTGTGATCTTTTCATGGTTGGGGAGGCTGGAGGTTGGAGTGTGGAAACTGTCAGGGGTGGTGGGACTCTCAATGGGGGTGATGGAGAGATGTGGGCTGCTGTAGATGGGTGTggtggagagggtggtggttggggtggtgttggtggagccAGGTGGTGTCTTCTTGATCTGAGAGATGGACACCATGCCATTTGGGGACAGGACTCTCATGGGCTCCGGAACCAGGCATGGTGGGGAGAGCGTCTGATGGGGAGAGGGGCATGGAAATTAATGGTATGAGAAAAATAAGCAGAAATACATATCAAAATTGGAAAGGGTGATTTTCAAGTGTATAATATGCCTGCAGTGATGCTGTacatgctggagagagagagagagagagagagagagagagagagagagagagagagagagagagagagagagagagagagagagagagagagagagagagagagagagagagagagagagagagagagagagagagagagagagagagagagagagaggtatgcaagaaaggatgaggaggaagatgagacagaaaaattattaaaaaaaagagctaaaatgTTTATCAGACAACAATATCTAAAGTAAAGGAGAAGTGTTCCTAAAATATATAAAGCACTGATAAATATCTGTATCATGAGTGTGCCAGAAAGTATAAGAGGCAAGGCATGACTGATAATCAAACATTAGCCAATCAAAGCATTTCTTCTGTTGTTCTCTAAGATTCTGTTGGTTATAGGGTGCAACATTaactgatgaagaaaagaagacccTCATCAAGGTAAGaaatcaacctaacctaaccccttaGAGTgtagaatgagtgaatgagccACACCTGGTGACCGCCAGTGAAGAACCTTGGGGGTGTGTCGTGCACGTGGGTGTCATAGACCACCAGGGTGCGGGCGTCAGGACTCAGCCGCAGCCGGATCAGCCGGGGACACCGCTCGCTGAGGGGTGgatgagagaggatgagggggtCATGTTACTATTGAGAACTGAGAGATAAGTGTGCATACTTCCATCttttaataaatgaatgagaatgACAGCTACATTACTTTTGGGAACTGAAAGATAAGAATGCATACCTCCATTTTTTAATAAGTGAATAAGGGTGACAATTTAACTATCAGGAACTGACATCAGGAACTGACAGATAAGTGTGCATATCTTCATTACTAAGTGAATGTGTGGGTGACATGTTAATATTGGGAATTGACAGATAAGTGTGAGCACTTTCATTTTCaaataagtgaatgagtgtgacaTGTTAATACTggaaagtgagggaggtgtgaaaattgctatttttaatatgAGGGTGGCAGTGACATGTTAATACTGGGaattgagagagataagagcaAGTGGCTGGGGGAGATAACTTCGTACATGTTGGGAGCCTGGGGACAAATGACTTTTCTATTTTAAAATAAGTGAATGAGGGTGACATGTCAAtattgggtgagagagagatatatatgtAAGAATCTCCATTTTTGAGAAAGTGAATGAGGGTGAACTGAGAAAGATAAGGGAGCAAATCTTCACTTGCAGACATATCTAAGCCATCCTTTACATATACCAAGAAATTATATGGGAAATGAAGTGTAAATCTGTCAATATAATCACATGAATTGAAAAGCACacagatgaaataaagaactaacttgaaaaataaaattacaaaaaaataatactgtcactaccactaaaactaatgctattactactgctacaacaactactaacaataataaaaacaataaaatatacaGGCTTAACACACTCACACTAGATTAACTGAGTCACAGGGAAATGTGATGACCTAAATccatcaaaacaaaacaaataaggaaaaaaatgcatacaacaCATCATATTTTCTCCTGTGCCAAcaaacaccataaaaaaaaataataataataaataaaataatccaCTATGCATTAAACCTTGAAATATAAAAGCACACAGCAAAATAAAGAGATTAGATTATAAAGTTCCCTGACATTATCTATTTTCTATTAGGCAAGTTCATTCAGAATCCTGAACATCAGGGTTAGTGCAATAAGcaagcagacacacacatgGCAGCCCCTGTGtcatacatttatatatatgcCCACCTGTCATCCTTGTTCATAAATGTCAAAGTCTTGCATCAAACTTCACTATAACTTCACACTTGTCTGATTATCAAATGTATTTCAGTCACCCACCACTATGCCTGAGAactaatttatttcttttttttccttctcaagtTAGCACCACCTTATAACTACCCATAAGTTTGCCTTTATCTCTCAAAAGCTTCCTATCAGCAGCACAGAATAAAGAATTAAAGCAAACACAACAGTCTGGGTCACAACAACCTGTAATACAAGGAATGAAACTGCAAGGGAACAAAATTGCATAACTATTAATCCAGGCAGGCCGCGCCCTACCCTTGGGCTGGCTGGGAGGGGGGCCATCCCACCCCCCTCATATTTCAcctctcttcccatccttccaCCTTATCTACACCACTCAGGAAGGCCAAACCTTTATAAATAATCATAAACACCACACACAGGTAGGCAGGACAGGTGGCAAGAGTCAGACAGATGAGTAATTAACAAAACGCGGATAAGAAGCGAGAGcgacttttcctcctcctctttctcctccccgcAGATGTTATTTCACTCCTATTTCCacccttccacttcctccataCAGCCCACAGATGTTCCGCAAGCATATATCAACCTAAAGAACACATACAGGTGGCCAGGGCAGGTGATGGGGCCCTGAAAACCCCGAAATTACCAAAACTCATGGATTTGCCCCAAAACAAAGGGTTTCCTCGGCACCCTCGATTTtctctcacccactctccttcttcccttcctcctctcactcctcctacGCCTCCATGCACTGAATACACAGCCTGTACACATGACACTCACTCGTTCCCAGGTCTGCCAGGTCGACCGTTGTCCACAGAACACTGGTAATCAAGCTGTCCGTATTTAAGGCGAAAATTAAGGTCCC
This window encodes:
- the LOC135113128 gene encoding uncharacterized protein LOC135113128 isoform X2, producing MPPPPPHLAQFSPLHNGRSFICYRDVNKAIEKHREIYGLRLVLKKAVKLENYSLTVEQMRDLNFRLKYGQLDYQCSVDNGRPGRPGNDERCPRLIRLRLSPDARTLVVYDTHVHDTPPRFFTGGHQTLSPPCLVPEPMRVLSPNGMVSISQIKKTPPGSTNTTPTTTLSTTPIYSSPHLSITPIESPTTPDSFHTPTSSLPNHEKITVKLKKSQFSPNEMVVVGSARDAQEQLELRNSPEKVPGGPSVMSPPDKLPKILPKQQFAAKFPEGSFTVSKVVRRPTIKPTTASERVAGGPPERPSGRPIGRPPINRGEKVARAPIRPTAHNRAGDKVGARLAANTLSNGSSHTNGVRAVTSTGRKMTKRKKARHTEPSFDLSMLTPLDTELGVSEKQQLAHGVLLRLLRVTSQLPMIQFSHALDTLETLTDAYKLEQRVNLTISHDHEEESENLYHPDAYEVVDLESEDVLGSSRANTDYQYDSSVSSTTTTAYDNHFAITQVDGAADDLEVCWGVRSTTTSTRKRNKGGWSESEEEE
- the LOC135113128 gene encoding uncharacterized protein LOC135113128 isoform X1, encoding MPPPPPHLAQFSPLHNGRSFICYRDVNKAIEKHREIYGLRLVLKKAVKLENYSLTVEQMRDLNFRLKYGQLDYQCSVDNGRPGRPGNDERCPRLIRLRLSPDARTLVVYDTHVHDTPPRFFTGGHQTLSPPCLVPEPMRVLSPNGMVSISQIKKTPPGSTNTTPTTTLSTTPIYSSPHLSITPIESPTTPDSFHTPTSSLPNHEKITVKLKKSQFSPNEMVVVGSARDAQEQLELSSPSPVTSNTTTIPSRRNSPEKVPGGPSVMSPPDKLPKILPKQQFAAKFPEGSFTVSKVVRRPTIKPTTASERVAGGPPERPSGRPIGRPPINRGEKVARAPIRPTAHNRAGDKVGARLAANTLSNGSSHTNGVRAVTSTGRKMTKRKKARHTEPSFDLSMLTPLDTELGVSEKQQLAHGVLLRLLRVTSQLPMIQFSHALDTLETLTDAYKLEQRVNLTISHDHEEESENLYHPDAYEVVDLESEDVLGSSRANTDYQYDSSVSSTTTTAYDNHFAITQVDGAADDLEVCWGVRSTTTSTRKRNKGGWSESEEEE
- the LOC135113128 gene encoding titin-like isoform X3; translation: MNKDDSERCPRLIRLRLSPDARTLVVYDTHVHDTPPRFFTGGHQTLSPPCLVPEPMRVLSPNGMVSISQIKKTPPGSTNTTPTTTLSTTPIYSSPHLSITPIESPTTPDSFHTPTSSLPNHEKITVKLKKSQFSPNEMVVVGSARDAQEQLELSSPSPVTSNTTTIPSRRNSPEKVPGGPSVMSPPDKLPKILPKQQFAAKFPEGSFTVSKVVRRPTIKPTTASERVAGGPPERPSGRPIGRPPINRGEKVARAPIRPTAHNRAGDKVGARLAANTLSNGSSHTNGVRAVTSTGRKMTKRKKARHTEPSFDLSMLTPLDTELGVSEKQQLAHGVLLRLLRVTSQLPMIQFSHALDTLETLTDAYKLEQRVNLTISHDHEEESENLYHPDAYEVVDLESEDVLGSSRANTDYQYDSSVSSTTTTAYDNHFAITQVDGAADDLEVCWGVRSTTTSTRKRNKGGWSESEEEE